A genomic region of Eucalyptus grandis isolate ANBG69807.140 chromosome 5, ASM1654582v1, whole genome shotgun sequence contains the following coding sequences:
- the LOC104446965 gene encoding TMV resistance protein N-like, which translates to MEKSSEAGTSGGESSAGLSDFERGNSEAKILGTVDLGRSLEAGTSDGEPSAIDYKVFLSFRGLDTRQGFIDCLYRMMLEANIHVFLDEEELHVGKRIGDELPTAIEKSKIYVPVFSKGYASSAWCLRELAHMVECMKSKPSEKEIMPIFYDVEPRDVKLKSQLYVGALKEHEERFGCQERRKWEEALKSVAQIKGWELKKQGYWSFIESVVREILTKLKIKDKHVTKHLIGMDERVEAIVKLLDVDSGGVRFVLLHGMGGIGKTTLARVVFNKLNSLFSHCCFLENVWESSSSFSFVALQKQILSNMFGSGFHNGIDDGDGVKLIAQRLSNRKVFMVLDDVNDKEQLEKLAIKHVSFGSGSRIIMTTRNRSILEADYTFEYQVNPLDHVQSLKLFSRHAFGKIAPPDDYVSLSREVVYTTAGLPLALEVIGSLLCRQNKAFWMDVLDDLREIPHEKVQDKLKISFNALNHRQ; encoded by the exons ATGGAAAAGAGCTCGGAGGCTGGAACGAGTGGCGGTGAGTCGTCGGCGGGGCTTTCAGACTTCGAGAGGGGAAACTCCGAGGCAAAAATACTCGGCACAGTGGACTTGGGAAGGAGCTTGGAGGCTGGAACGAGTGACGGTGAGCCATCGGCAATTGATTACAAGgtcttcttgagtttcagagggcTGGACACTCGCCAAGGATTCATAGATTGCCTTTATCGCATGATGCTAGAAGCAAACATCCATGTCTTCCTCGATGAGGAAGAGCTCCATGTCGGTAAAAGAATAGGTGATGAATTGCCAACGGCCATCGAAAAGTCGAAGATCTACGTACCCGTCTTCTCTAAAGGTTATGCTTCGAGTGCATGGTGCCTTCGTGAGCTGGCGCACATGGTGGAGTGCATGAAATCCAAACCATCCGAAAAGGAGATTATGCCAATTTTCTATGACGTTGAGCCTCGCGATGTTAAGCTTAAGTCTCAATTGTACGTTGGCGCTTTGAAGGAGCATGAGGAAAGGTTTGGCTGCCAGGAGAGGCGAAAGTGGGAGGAAGCACTGAAAAGTGTAGCCCAAATCAAAGGATGGGAGTTGAAAAAGCAAGG GTACTGGAGCTTTATTGAATCAGTGGTACGAGAGATTTTGACGAAGCTGAAGATAAAAGACAAACATGTCACTAAGCATTTAATAGGAATGGATGAGCGAGTGGAAGCCATTGTGAAGTTGTTGGACGTGGACTCAGGAGGCGTGCGCTTTGTACTACTCCATGGAATGGGCGGAATCGGTAAAACGACTCTTGCTAGGGTTGTATTCAACAAACTAAATTCCCTCTTCAGTCATTGCTGCTTCCTGGAAAATGTCTGGGAATCTTCGAGCAGCTTTAGCTTTGTAGCCTTACAGAaacaaatattatctaacatgTTTGGTTCGGGCTTTCACAACGGAATCGATGATGGTGATGGGGTCAAACTGATTGCACAGCGACTTTCCAACAGGAAAGTCTTCATGGTGCTCGACGACGTAAATGATAAGGAACAACTTGAGAAACTAGCTATCAAGCACGTTTCCTTTGGCTCAGGAAGCAGAATCATCATGACAACTAGGAACAGAAGCATCTTAGAAGCCGATTACACTTTTGAGTACCAAGTGAATCCGTTGGATCACGTTCAATCGCTCAAGCTTTTCAGTAGACATGCTTTCGGAAAAATTGCTCCTCCAGACGATTATGTCAGTCTTTCGAGAGAAGTGGTTTATACGACTGCAGGACTTCCCTTAGCTCTTGAAGTCATAGGCTCATTACTTTGTCGCCAAAACAAAGCTTTTTGGATGGATGTTCTGGACGATCTGAGGGAAATACCTCATGAGAAGGTCCAGGACAAGCTGAAGATTAGCTTCAATGCCCTCAACCATCGACAATAA